One stretch of Armigeres subalbatus isolate Guangzhou_Male chromosome 2, GZ_Asu_2, whole genome shotgun sequence DNA includes these proteins:
- the LOC134215491 gene encoding intraflagellar transport protein 172 homolog — protein sequence MQLKFMKTVVEAQDYLYRVAGLAWSPNNQKLAVATADRMILLFDENGERRDKFSTKPGDPNAGKSSYVIRGIAFSPDSSRLAVAQSDNIVYVYKLGESWNEKKVICNKFPQGGAVTCITWLSGGMIIAGLEDGKVRSLHCKNNKSKTLYGAESFVVSLAPNARGTGLLSGHDDGSVIKFYIIEEPGETSGRILQHPVSPVSLAWPQSGILVGGCDKKICFYDTIGRLIRNFDYTRDDMEREFTIAASSPNGQAVAVGSFDRIRIFTWSPRQNTWAESLCKSIPNLYTVTAIAWRKDGSRLTVGSLCGAVLAYESVLRRTIWQDKFELTFVAPSQVLLKSLHEPTNTMIVESQLGLEIDDVRIMGKDNYLVGRTEDSLILCDLIRSLTSEIPWIATGRHERFYFENPTVALIFNAGELSLVEYGENYILGSVRTEFVNPHVISVRLNERGNSSNNKKLAYLLDMKTVCVVDLILQSTITQITHDSKIDWLELSETGHKLLFRDKKMRLLLVDILSGKKQTLLAKVAFVQWVPSSDVAVAQSDSSLAVWYNIDLPEHVTILPVRGDVFDVIREDGKTEVHTREGASEHVYHLDEGLVEFGTAVNDSDFGRAIFYLESLGDKPAGKAMWHNLANIALAQQNLRVAQRCFAALENASKTFYIGEMIKISEKFEETTGNSGMSCPEVRARMALLGGDLRSAERIYIEQGDIEAALDMYKKLRRWDDAIKLAERRGYHGLNELKEQQMEFLLNTNQEEKAGEVLEERGEKDKAMTLYMKANKPVKAAKLALKTPHLLSNENIVSRVSASLIKAELFELAAELAYRTGQQESAIALYRKGGAYARAIDLARFVSPDEVTSLEEEWGDWLVSKRQLDASISHYIEAGSTVKALEAAVGAKQWRKAVQIAKVVDDPEEIRKYAVELAEHLCLIGDVKTAEELLIRAEMYKEAINLLNKHGKWEKAFDIAEQYLNTDDVKDLFINLAKGLETEGKYRDAEKVLLTINEPDIAINMYKELELYDSMIRLVERYHKNLLEQTHASLAQQLEGKGRFKNAEVHFLAAGDWKAAVHMYCSANKWEEAHRVAKQKGGDGASNQVAFMWAKSLPIEGAARLLTKMNLIDNSIAYACEAGQFDFALELCRASGKPADEVHYKIAMALEDDGKFTEAEAEFLLANKPKEAIMMHTHGGDWKSALRVAEKYLPEAVKEVLLSQAASALESRNYPEYEALMIRADRPDLILEHYKEFNMLNEALRIAKEYVPSALAEVQKLYNKANRGSASNDSRYLLQKASECARAEEFKKATEYLLQINDGNADEATVGRALLRAAEICNQFLEGPDAAEIARELGPRLIEINQIGPAAQLYLAAELPREAVDVFIKTDNWNKARRLAKEIDPQLVAYVEAQQKSRLRNQGNIEQLADIDILGALDLLAEQGQWTRCIEKAKQHSVPVLQKYLAQYAAQLIRDGDCIAALNLYLEHGVPPVAQNFNIYNRIAMECFALREPDGIQIWKNLRNFLLNLVQALRGSDQAEADVVDRFEQLLTIAHYYCTRAACRQAPALQSIAVKISVAMLRHTDFIPCDKGYYEAGMDLRGMGRESEAFVILNHYLDVCEAIEEGSGNLVDHSDLSCTDFPSSVPIPAELHMKNELSLHEEIREWVLAVSMDQKVDQVLPTDDRNLFESSLGISDQACLVSGYPVMGRQPVVFQRTHRLANRDAWSKLTVAARMAPQTDIPNVIEFIEKWCGPANFLSG from the exons atgcaattgaaatttatgaaaactgTTGTTGAAGCACAG GATTACCTGTACCGCGTGGCCGGCCTAGCATGGTCACCGAATAATCAAAAACTTGCTGTAGCTACTGCCGATCGCATGATCTTGCTTTTCGACGAAAATGGTGAACGAAGGGATAAGTTCTCCACTAAGCCAGGCGATCCCAATGCAGGGAAAAGCTCGTACGTTATTCGCGGGATAGCATTCAGCCCAGACTCGAGCAGGTTGGCCGTGGCGCAAAGCGATAACATCGTTTACGTTTACAAGCTGGGCGAATCATGGAATGAGAAGAAGGTCATCTGCAATAAATTCCCCCAAGGCGGGGCAGTAACTTGCATCACTTGGTTGTCTGGTGGAATGATCATCGCTGGACTGGAGGACGGTAAAGTACGGTCGCTGCATTGTAAGAACAACAAATCTAAAACGCTTTATGGGGCGGAGAGCTTTGTGGTGTCACTTGCCCCCAATGCCAGAGGCACAGGACTGCTGTCTGGACATGACGATGGTTCAGTTATTAAATTCTACATAATTGAGGAACCGGGTGAGACTTCGGGAAGAATTCTACAACATCCTGTTTCTCCCGTGTCGTTGGCTTGGCCTCAAAGTGGCATATTGGTAGGAGGATGCGATAAAAAGATTTGCTTCTATGATACCATCGGTCGATTGATTCGTAATTTTGACTACACCAGAGATGATATGGAGCGTGAGTTTACGATAGCAGCTTCGAGCCCTAATGGTCAGGCAGTAGCTGTTGGCAGTTTTGATAGAATTCGTATTTTCACGTGGAGTCCAAGGCAGAACACCTGGGCAGAGTCGCTGTGTAAAAGTATTCCCAATTTGTACACGGTGACGGCCATTGCATGGAGAAAGGATGGCTCTCGATTAACTGTAGGATCTCTTTGTGGAGCTGTCTTAGCTTACGAGTCGGTTTTACGTCGAACAATTTGGCAAGATAAGTTTGAGCTAACTTTCGTTGCGCCAAGCCAGGTGTTGCTTAAATCGCTCCATGAGCCCACAAATACAATGATTGTCGAATCCCAATTGGGGTTAGAGATCGATGATGTTCGAATTATGGGAAAGGATAATTATTTGGTTGGACGTACTGAAGACTCCCTAATTCTGTGTGATCTTATACGATCGTTGACTAGCGAGATACCTTGGATAGCAACTGGCAGGCACGAGAGATTCTACTTTGAAAATCCTACGGTAGCACTAATTTTCAATGCTGGTGAACTATCTTTGGTGGAATACGGAGAGAACTATATCCTTGGATCAGTACGAACAGAATTTGTCAATCCTCATGTTATTTCAGTTCGCCTCAATGAACgcggaaattcttcaaacaaTAAGAAACTTGCATATCTACTCGACATGAAGACAGTTTGTGTTGTAGACTTGATCCTACAGTCAACGATCACACAAATAACGCATGACTCTAAAATTGACTGGCTAGAACTGAGCGAAACTGGTCATAAACTATTGTTTAGAGATAAGAAAATGCGCCTTTTGTTGGTGGACATTTTGAGTGGAAAGAAACAAACTCTCCTGGCAAAAGTAGCATTTGTTCAATGGGTTCCGTCAAGCGACGTAGCTGTAGCCCAGAGCGATTCAAGCCTAGCAGTTTGGTACAACATAGATCTACCAGAACATGTGACCATCCTTCCAGTTCGAGGGGATGTTTTCGATGTCATTCGAGAAGATGGCAAAACAGAAGTTCATACAAGGGAAGGCGCTTCAGAACACGTCTACCATCTGGACGAAGGATTGGTGGAGTTCGGAACGGCCGTTAACGATAGTGATTTTGGTAGAGCGATATTCTATCTGGAATCGTTGGGCGATAAACCTGCTGGGAAAGCAATGTGGCATAACTTGGCAAATATTGCTCTTGCTCAGCAAAACCTACGTGTTGCCCAAAGATGTTTTGCTGCATTGGAGAATGCATCCAAGACATTCTACATTGGAGAAatgatcaaaatttcagagaagtTCGAAGAGACTACCGGAAATTCAGGTATGAGTTGCCCAGAAGTAAGGGCCAGAATGGCACTGCTTGGTGGAGATTTAAG GTCTGCAGAGCGAATCTACATTGAACAGGGTGATATTGAAGCGGCACTCGATATGTACAAAAAGCTGCGTAGATGGGACGATGCAATCAAACTGGCAGAACGTCGAGGGTATCATGGTTTGAATGAATTGAAAGAACAACAGATGGAATTCCTGCTGAACACGAACCAAGAGGAGAAAGCCGGTGAAGTGCTGGAGGAACGCGGAGAGAAGGACAAAGCAATGACGTTGTACATGAAAGCAAACAAGCCCGTGAAGGCAGCCAAGTTAGCTCTCAAAACTCCTCATCTTTTGTCCAACGAGAACATTGTATCAAGAGTGTCCGCATCACTAATCAAAGCAGAATTATTCGAACTGGCGGCAGAGTTGGCGTACAGAACAGGACAACAGGAGAGTGCCATAGCCCTTTACAGAAAAGGAGGAGCGTATGCGCGGGCGATTGATCTTGCCCGGTTCGTATCACCAGACGAGGTGACCAGCTTGGAAGAGGAGTGGGGTGATTGGTTAGTATCGAAGCGTCAACTCGATGCTTCTATCAGCCATTACATAGAAGCTGGTAGCACGGTCAAGGCTCTTGAAGCAGCGGTAGGAGCTAAACAATGGCGTAAGGCTGTCCAAATAGCTAAAGTTGTCGATGATccggaagaaataaggaaatatGCCGTCGAACTAGCAGAACATCTTTGTTTGATAGGAGATGTGAAAACTGCTGAAGAGCTGTTAATAAGAGCCGAAATGTACAAGGAAGCAATCAATCTTTTGAACAAACACGGCAAATGGGAAAAAGCGTTTGACATAGCGGAGCAATACTTGAATACCGATGACGTAAAGGACTTATTTATCAATTTAGCAAAAGGTCTCGAAACGGAGGGAAAATATCGTGATGCCGAAAAGGTCCTTCTGACTATCAATGAACCGGACATTGCGATCAACATGTACAAAGAGTTGGAGTTGTATGACTCCATGATTCGTTTGGTGGAAAGATACCATAAAAACTTATTGGAACAAACTCATGCTTCGCTAGCACAGCAACTAGAAGGGAAAGGTCGGTTCAAAAATGCTGAAGTGCACTTTCTTGCCGCAGGAGATTGGAAGGCAGCTGTCCATATGTACTGCAGTGCGAATAAGTGGGAAGAAGCTCATCGTGTAGCTAAGCAGAAAGGTGGTGATGGTGCTTCCAATCAGGTTGCATTCATGTGGGCCAAATCACTTCCAATAGAGGGAGCTGCACGGCTTCTTACCAAAATGAATTTGATAGATAACTCAATTGCGTACGCTTGTGAGGCAGGTCAGTTCGACTTTGCACTGGAACTTTGTAGAGCCAGTGGAAAGCCGGCTGATGAAGTACACTACAAGATTGCAATGGCTCTGGAAGATGATGGCAAATTTACGGAAGCCGAAGCAGAGTTTTTGTTGGCAAATAAGCCGAAGGAAGCCATCATGATGCATACTCACGGTGGAGACTGGAAGTCTGCTCTTCGTGTTGCAGAGAAATACCTTCCTGAGGCAGTCAAAGAAGTGCTGCTCAGTCAAGCGGCATCCGCTTTGGAGTCTAGAAACTACCCAGAATATGAAGCTCTGATGATTAGAGCTGATAGACCCGATTTGATTTTGGAACATTACAAAGAGTTCAACATGCTGAACGAAGCGTTGCGGATCGCCAAAGAGTACGTACCATCTGCTTTGGCAGAGGTGCAGAAGCTGTATAACAAAGCAAATCGTGGAAGTGCTTCTAACGATTCGAGGTATCTGCTTCAGAAAGCATCGGAGTGTGCAAGAGCAGAGGAATTCAAGAAAGCTACGGAATATTTGTTGCAGATCAACGATGGAAACGCCGATGAAGCAACTGTGGGTAGAGCTTTGCTTCGTGCGGCTGAAATTTGCAATCAGTTCTTGGAAGGACCGGATGCGGCTGAGATTGCTCGAGAACTTGGACCACGCTTGATAGAGATCAATCAGATTGGCCCCGCTGCCCAGTTATATTTGGCTGCGGAGCTTCCCCGTGAAGCGGTTGATGTATTTATCAAAACCGATAACTGGAACAAAGCACGTCGACTTGCAAAAGAAATCGACCCGCAGTTGGTAGCCTATGTTGAGGCCCAACAAAAGTCACGATTGAGGAATCAGGGCAACATTGAACAGTTGGCGGATATTGATATCTTGGGAGCGCTGGACCTGCTTGCCGAGCAAGGTCAATGGACACGATGCATCGAAAAAGCTAAACAGCACAGTGTTCCCGTTTTGCAGAAATATTTGGCCCAATACGCAGCTCAATTGATTCGTGATGGTGATTGCATTGCTGCACTCAATCTGTATTTAGAGCACGGAGTTCCACCTGTCGCACAAAATTTCAACATCTACAACCGAATTGCTATGGAGTGTTTCGCTTTGCGTGAGCCCGATGGCATCCAAATATGGAAAAATCTACGtaattttcttctgaatttggttCAAGCACTTCGTGGTTCAGATCAGGCGGAGGCGGACGTTGTCGATCGATTTGAACAGTTACTCACAATTGCTCACTACTATTGCACTCGAGCGGCATGTCGTCAAGCCCCAGCTTTGCAATCGATTGCCGTCAAGATTTCCGTAGCAATGCTTCGTCATACCGATTTCATTCCATGTGACAAAGGATACTACGAAGCTGGAATGGATCTTCGTGGAATGGGACGTGAATCGGAAGCATTTGTGATTCTGAATCATTATCTGGACGTCTGTGAAGCGATCGAAGAAGGTTCTGGCAACCTGGTCGACCATTCTGACCTCTCGTGCACGGATTTCCCCAGTTCGGTCCCGATACCGGCTGAGTTGCATATGAAAAATGAGCTGAGCTTGCACGAGGAAATCCGTGAATGGGTGTTGGCCGTCAGTATGGACCAGAAGGTCGATCAGGTACTGCCAACCGATGACCGGAATCTTTTCGAGTCCAGTTTGGGAATTTCGGATCAGGCTTGCTTGGTGAGCGGTTATCCGGTGATGGGACGCCAACCCGTCGTATTCCAGCGCACTCATCGGTTGGCCAACAGAGATGCCTGGAGTAAGTTGACGGTTGCAGCCAGGATGGCACCGCAGACGGATATACCCAACGTGATTGAGTTCATCGAAAAATGGTGCGGCCCAGCTAATTTTCTTTCTGGATAA